One part of the Schistocerca piceifrons isolate TAMUIC-IGC-003096 chromosome 2, iqSchPice1.1, whole genome shotgun sequence genome encodes these proteins:
- the LOC124777196 gene encoding protein mono-ADP-ribosyltransferase PARP12-like — MLDSVEAENLLCVVIVPGDSAMTELALKHLHPNWTYKCSDEVEVEEIGTFEKKRITHSMPSDLKVTSVVKVMNPYLWSCYQLKKAEYMNRYGSVTEKTLYHATSKSNIDSIIRSNLDWRRSCRIRFGQGVSFSPSPSYANTYCNRRNGIYRAMIAATVLVNNTAEGNSWTTLPPTDIDTTVGNSLQVYVKYSDNEFYPQYVIYYNI, encoded by the exons ATGTTGGACTCAGTAGAGGCTGAAAACTTGTTATGCGTAGTAATAGTGCCTG GTGACTCAGCAATGACAGAATTAGCATTGAAGCATCTACATCCAAATTGGACATATAAATGTTCCGATGAAGTTGAAGTGGAAGAAATTGGTACCTTCGAAAAAAAACGCATAACCCACTCTATGCCAAGTGATTTGAAAGTCACATCAGTTGTGAAGGTTATGAATCCATATTTATGGAGCTGTTATCAGCTGAAAAAGGCAGAATACATGAATCGATATGGCAGTGTTACGGAAAAAACTCTGTATCATGCTACAAGCAAAAGTAATATTGACTCTATAATTAGGAGCAACTTGGATTGGAGACGTTCATGTCGAATCAGATTTGGTCAAGGTGTTAGTTTCAGTCCATCACCCAGTTATGCCAATACATATTGTAACAGGAGAAATGGCATTTACAGAGCAATGATTGCTGCAACTGTACTTGTTAATAATACTGCAGAAGGTAACAGCTGGACTACACTGCCTCCCACAGATATTGATACAACTGTTGGAAATTCCTTGCAAGTTTATGTTAAGTATAGTGACAATGAATTTTATCCACAATATGTCATTTACTACAATATTTGA